Part of the Micromonospora inyonensis genome, GGGCATCTGGTCGGCCAGCACTCCGCCGTCCACCACCAGGTGGGTGCCCGTGACGTACCGGCCGGCGTCCGAGGCGAGCAGGAGCAGCGCACCCACGCAGTCGGCGGGGGTCCCGTACCCGCCGCGCAGCGGGGATGCGCTGCTCCCAGGCCGCCTCGAACGCGGCCCGGTTGAACGGGAACTCCCCGTCGATCGGCGTGTCGATCATGCCGGGGGCGATGGTGTTCGCGGTGATCCCGTGTGGGCCCAGTTCCGCGGCGAGCGACCGGGTGAGCAGTTCCACCGCACCCTTCGAAGCGTTGTAGTGGGCCAACCCGGCCTCGGCGACCAGGCCGTTCTTGGAGGAGATGTTGACGATCCGGCCGGACACGCCGTCGGCGATCATGTGCTCGGCGACCCGCTGGGCACAGAAGAAGACGGCGTCCACGTTGACCCGCATCAGCTCCCGCCAGCCGGCCACGGTGATCTCGTTGAAGTGCTCCAGCCGGGCGACCCCGGCGTTGTTGACCAGGATGTGCAGCGGGCCGTGGGCGGCCCGCAGGTCGTCCACCCAACCGGCGATCGCCTCGGTGTCGGCCAGGTCGAACGGGTGCCGGTGGGCGGCCCGACCGAAGCCGGTGACCTGCTCGGCGACCGGACCGAGGTCCACCCCGGGCCGGTCGACCAGGACCAGATCGGCCCCGGCGGCGGCCAGGCCGGCGGCGAACGCGGCCCCGAGTCCACGGGCCGCCCCGGTGACGACGGCGAGCCGCCCGGTGAGGTCGAACGAGGGCGGTACGGCGGTCATGCCAGCCCCAGCAGGTCGAGCGACGGACGGTGGATGAGCTGTTCGATCTGGTCGACGTCGAGCGGGTCCAGGCCCGGGATGCCGGGCACCCGGCCCACCCGGCGCAGCCCCTCGACCGAGGCGTCGACGGTGGTGAACGGGTAGTCGCTGCCGAACAGCAGCTTGGGCCACACCCCGTAGTCCTGCACCAGGCGCAGGCTGTGCCAGAGCTGGAACGGCCGGTAGTGCAGGGCGGAGACGTCGGCGTAGACGTGCCGGTGCTTGCGGATCACCGCGATGCACTCCCCCTCGTACGGGTCGCCGGGTACGCGGTCACCAACGACGTGACGGAGCGGGAGTACCAGTTCGCCGACCCG contains:
- a CDS encoding SDR family NAD(P)-dependent oxidoreductase, which codes for MTAVPPSFDLTGRLAVVTGAARGLGAAFAAGLAAAGADLVLVDRPGVDLGPVAEQVTGFGRAAHRHPFDLADTEAIAGWVDDLRAAHGPLHILVNNAGVARLEHFNEITVAGWRELMRVNVDAVFFCAQRVAEHMIADGVSGRIVNISSKNGLVAEAGLAHYNASKGAVELLTRSLAAELGPHGITANTIAPGMIDTPIDGEFPFNRAAFEAAWEQRIPAARRVRDPRRLRGCAAPARLGRRPVRHGHPPGGGRRSAGRPDAPAALHAALPQHIARGGPAGRPGRNLTTVHRAPPDRPHRSGERRARFRSGSRSQPDPERPGRAEPDVEGE